GGAGTGTTGCCCGATCCGTTCTGCTGTCCGTAAATGTACACTCGAATGCTGCTCGACGTGACGGCCGGGTTGTTGTTGACGATCGTCGCAGCGATGGTTCCAGGCACGCCGGTGGGCTGCGCTGACGGCGAGGCGGAGGGGCTGGCCGACGGGCTGGTCGACGGGCTGGTCGATGGCCCCGGTGCTGGCAACGAAGGAGCTACGACGTTTCCTCCGCCGCACCCGGCAATAGCGATTGCAGTAAACGCTAGGATCGGGAAAAGGAAACGCCGCATCGCTCTCACCTCATGTGCTCCTACGATTAGAAGCGCGCACTTCTCAAGAACTGCGAAAGACCCCTGCGGTGTAGTGTAAAGATTAGCTATCGTCCTGGTATGATTTGTACATGAGCATGCGCGGGCAAATGACGTTAGCGACAACCGGGTTCGAGCGGCATTCGAAGGTGACTCGGCGCGAGAAGTTTTTGCGAAAGATGGATCGCATTGTTCCCTGGAAGCGCTTGCGACAGATCGTCAAACCGTTCTATTTCAAGGGCGATGGCGTCGGACGCCGCCCCATCGAACTGGAGCGCATGCTCCGTATCTATTTTCTTCAATAGTGGTTCAACCTCAGCAATCCGGGAGTGGAAGAAGCGCTCTACGACATGCTCTCGATGCGCGCATTCGCGCATATCGATTTGAGCGAAGCCGGTGTGCCCGACTAAACGACCGCAGCGACCACGAACGGAGTAGATGATTTCGCACGAAGCGAAATCCGCGCGCGTCCCCGGAAAACCGGCATAGCCCGCCAGGCTTTTTAGACCACTACACGCGGCCGGACAGCCCTCAAGCGGTCCAGTCGAGCAATGCGTCCCACTCGGGCTTCGGGTAGTGCTCTTTGGCTTTGATGGCTTCGACGTACTTGCGTTTGCCGGCGCGATTGCCCTTACCGAGCATCAGGCCGCCGACCAAACGATCCTGCCAGAAGTAGAGCGCGCGATACCACTGCTTCTCCGCGTCGATTTTGTAGGCGGTCTCGATCTCGGGCTGCAGATCGGGCGAGAGGCCGAATTGCGTGATCGTCTGCCCTTTGAAAAGCAGCGATGAATACTCGGGGACGTCGTGATACTTCTGGCTGCCACCCATCATGTTGAGGGCGACGACTTTGCCGTGCGCGCCCGCATTGTTCCACGTGCCCATGCGATAGCGCATCTCCAATATCGGGTCGAAGAAATCGGCGATGTCGCCGGCGGCATAGATACCCGGTATGCTGGTTTCGAGTTCGTCGTTGCAGACGATGCCGTTCTTGCTCGTTTCGATTCCGGCCGCTTGCGCTAACTCGACGTTCATGGTGAGGCCGAAGCCGACGCCGTAGCAGTCGGCCTCGATTTCGAGGCCGCTCTTCGTGCGGACTTTGGTTGCCACGCCGTTCGAGCGGACGAAGCCCTCAACTTCCTCGCCGTAGTGCATGTGGACGCCGTCGGCTTTCGCCGCCGCATCGACGTAAGCGCCCGCAGCTTCGTCGAGCATGCGATGGAGGAAGCGCGGGCCGCGAATGAGCCAATGCGTCTCGACCTTGCGGGTGGAAAACGCTTCGGCGAGTTCGTAGGCGATGTACGATCCGCCGATTGCGACCGCGATCTTCGCGGTCTCCAAGTGTTCTGAGATCGCGCGCGTGTCGTCGAGATATTGAAAGTTGAAGAGATTGTGCGCTCCCTCGCTACCTGGAGCGCCGATCGGGTTCGGACGCCCGCCGGTGGCGATCAACAGGGCGTCGTAGGGATACGAAGCGCCGTTCGCGATAACGACGCGCTCTTCGGGAACGATGCGTTCGACCGGCGTGCGCAGTTTGAGCGCGATGCCGTGCTCCTCGTGCCATGCTTCGGTGCGCATCATGACCTTGGCTTCGGGAATCTGTTTGCGCAACATGGGCGGTAAGGAGATGCGGTTGTACAGCGGGTAGGGCTCGTCGCCGAAAAGCGTGATCTCGCAGGTGGGATCGTGCTTGCGTAATTGCTCCGCGGCCGTCGTCCCGGCAAAGCCGTTCCCGACGATCACATATCGGCGGACCTGTGTATCTAGCACCGCGGGCTCCTTTTCGCATACGATATGCGAGGCTCATTCGTTATGCTCGTTAGGTAGGCGGGATTCGCCCGCCGGCCCTGCAACAGGAGGGTATTCTGGACGTTCGGCTCGTGCAGCTCATGGCCTCATTCATCGGCGCGCGCAATCAATACACGCTGGTCAGGCTGGAGTTTGCCATGAAGTACGCCGAAGTTCCCGCGCCGCCGCCGATCGCCCGCCTCGGCGAGCCCTCCGAACGCGCTCTCTCGCAAGAATGGCCGGCGATCGAGGAGCAGCTCGAAAAGGCGCTGGCCTACGCGAAACGATTGGAGCGCGAGCGCGGTAAGAAGTTCGTAAACGACCCGGCTACCCAATGGCTCCTGCGGAGCGTGCGCGAAATGGACCAACTCAACCGCGCGATCCGCTGGGTGCTCACCGTCACCCAAAGCGAGGATGTATGAACGACGACGTCATGCGTAAGGTCATGGAACAAGCCAAGGACCTGCAGCAAAAAGTGACCGAGGCGATGGCCAAAGGCCAGGAGCAAGCCCAGCCGTATATGGAGCAGGCCATGAAGCAGGCCGACACGTTGCGCCAGACGCTCCTGACCCAAGCCCGCGATAGTGCCGACAGCACCCACGAGCAGACGAACAAGGCGCTCGATCAACTCGATGCTGCGCTCAAATCCGGCAGCGAGGCGCTCAAGGCGCAAGCCAACGCTGCCAAGCCGCTCTTCGACACCTTCTTGCGCAGCGCGCGAGAAGCCGTCGACCACGTTTCGAAAACGTTCGACAACAAGCCGTAGCGAGGCTAGCCGTGGAGCGCTAGGCCGACCATCATGCCGTAGCCGATTTCGAGCGCGCGCTCGTCGATGTCGTAGCGCGGGCTGTGCTGCGGCTCGTGCCCAATTTCGGGTCCTCGCACGCCGACGACGAAATATGCTCCCGGGCGCTCCTGTTGCATGTACGACATGTCCTCGGACCACATCATCAGGTCGTGCGGATCGACCACGTTCCGTTCGCCGACGAGTTTCGCTCCGACCGCGCGCACCACATCGTTCATCGCCGGATCGTTGACCGTCGGCGGATAGCCCCAGAGATACTCCAGTTCGTAATCCAAGCGCAGCGCGTCGCACAGCCCTTCGACGATGCGCTCGATGCTCTGTGGAATCTGGGCTCGCACCTCGGGATCGAAGCAACGCACGGTTCCGAGCATATCCGCATAATCGGGAATGACGTTAAACGTCGTTCCCGACGAGAGCTTGCCGACCGTGACGACGATCGGATCCTTGGGCGCATATTCACGGCTAGGAATCGTCTGTAGCAACGTCACCAGTTGCGCGGCACCGACGATCGGATCGACGGAGAGCTGCGGCATCGCGCCGTGGCCGCCGCGGCCTTTGAGCAGAATCGAGAAGCGATCCGAGGCCGCGAAGAACGCCCCGTCGCGTACCCCGACCTTGCCCGCTTCGAGCCCGCTATAGAGATGCAACGCAAAGGTCCGGTCAACGTGCGGATTTTCGAGCGCGCCGTCGTCGATCATCAGCTTGTTGCCGGCCGGCCCTTCTTCGGCCGGCTGAAAGCAGAACACGATCGTCCCGCGCACTTGCGCGCGCATCTGCATCAAATCGCGAGCGGCGACGAGCAGCATCGCCATGTGGCCGTCGTGCCCGCACGCGTGCATCACCCCGGCTCGGGTGGAGCGATACGGGACGTCGTTGGTCTCATCCATCGGCAGCGCATCCATATCGGCCCGCAACAATGTGACGGGGCCCGGGAGGCCGCCATGGAGCGTTGCCAGGATGCCGGTCTGCCCGACGCCCGTCCGCAACTCGTCGTAGCCGAAACTGCGCAGTTCGCGCTCGATATACGCGGCGGTCGCGTGCTCTTCCAGCGAGAGTTCGGGATGGGCGTGGAAGTGCCGGCGATACCGGACCAAATCAGCCACCGGCGCCTGCAATACAGCGGTCATCGAGCCGCAGTTCAACGAACGGTCAGCACCCTCCGCCCTTGCGGTCGCCGGCGAGAGAGCGCCTCGCATCGCGAGCGCTGGATCTCGCGATACTTGAGATGCTCAACGCATATTGAAGTCGAGCCGAAAGAGATAGAAGCCGGCCGCTGCGCTGCAAAATGAGCGACCTGCTTTATAGCTGCTTTTACGCACGGCTTTCAGCGCCGCCTCATCGAATTCGCGATAGCCCGATGGGGAATACACCCACGCATCGTCCAGCTTATCGTCGGCACCCACCGCAATCTCCACAAGCACGACGCCCCGATAGCGATCGTCTTGCATCGCGAGCGGAACGTCCGGCTGGGCGTAATGCGTCGCAACCGCGCCTAAGAACGGCTCTTTGCAGTCAAGCGGTCCGGGGACGCCCGCGATAGCGGCGGTCGCCACAGCGGCGTTCGGCCCCGGAGGCGCTTGCAATGCGTGTTTCGCGTCGATATCGGTATCTGGATTTATATGCAAGGGATTGTTCGCCATGCCGATACCGGCCGGAGCTTGGCAGGTCACGTCGCCCCTCGCATCCCAACCGAAAATTTGATCGCCGCTACTTTGCGCATCGCCCACATACATGTATTGCACCATAACGGGATGCGCGAAGCGCACGTATAGCACCGGCGACCGAAACACCGAGCGCGTGTACGCCGAGGTCCTACCGCGCATGTGCAGCGTTTGCTGCGTCAACGCAACCGAAGGAAACGCGGCTGTAAACCAACCGTCGCTCGTCTTAATGGTAACGTTGCCGCGAGCCGACCGAGCGCTGAAAGCCGCCAACCGATACGCGTAGAGACTCGACGGCGCACTCGCCCCGGAATCGGGCACGGCATACCCCTGCACGCGGGTCGGACAATACTCAGCGTAAGCAGACGCGTGGCCGCAAGTGAGCCATAGACATGCGGATAGCGCAATGAAAGCAACCGTTGTTGTTCTTCTCAAGCTAAGCCCTCGTACATAATCGGCGCAAAAGGTAATAGCAGCAGGGAATCGTCTGTAAAAACGCGCTGCTGCGGGAAAACTGCAGTTCGCAGCAAACGCTATTAAGCTTACAAATCCGACGGGCGCCCGGAGGC
This is a stretch of genomic DNA from Candidatus Dormiibacterota bacterium. It encodes these proteins:
- a CDS encoding NAD(P)/FAD-dependent oxidoreductase, with the protein product MLDTQVRRYVIVGNGFAGTTAAEQLRKHDPTCEITLFGDEPYPLYNRISLPPMLRKQIPEAKVMMRTEAWHEEHGIALKLRTPVERIVPEERVVIANGASYPYDALLIATGGRPNPIGAPGSEGAHNLFNFQYLDDTRAISEHLETAKIAVAIGGSYIAYELAEAFSTRKVETHWLIRGPRFLHRMLDEAAGAYVDAAAKADGVHMHYGEEVEGFVRSNGVATKVRTKSGLEIEADCYGVGFGLTMNVELAQAAGIETSKNGIVCNDELETSIPGIYAAGDIADFFDPILEMRYRMGTWNNAGAHGKVVALNMMGGSQKYHDVPEYSSLLFKGQTITQFGLSPDLQPEIETAYKIDAEKQWYRALYFWQDRLVGGLMLGKGNRAGKRKYVEAIKAKEHYPKPEWDALLDWTA
- a CDS encoding M20 family metallopeptidase — translated: MTAVLQAPVADLVRYRRHFHAHPELSLEEHATAAYIERELRSFGYDELRTGVGQTGILATLHGGLPGPVTLLRADMDALPMDETNDVPYRSTRAGVMHACGHDGHMAMLLVAARDLMQMRAQVRGTIVFCFQPAEEGPAGNKLMIDDGALENPHVDRTFALHLYSGLEAGKVGVRDGAFFAASDRFSILLKGRGGHGAMPQLSVDPIVGAAQLVTLLQTIPSREYAPKDPIVVTVGKLSSGTTFNVIPDYADMLGTVRCFDPEVRAQIPQSIERIVEGLCDALRLDYELEYLWGYPPTVNDPAMNDVVRAVGAKLVGERNVVDPHDLMMWSEDMSYMQQERPGAYFVVGVRGPEIGHEPQHSPRYDIDERALEIGYGMMVGLALHG
- a CDS encoding TonB family protein, translating into MPDSGASAPSSLYAYRLAAFSARSARGNVTIKTSDGWFTAAFPSVALTQQTLHMRGRTSAYTRSVFRSPVLYVRFAHPVMVQYMYVGDAQSSGDQIFGWDARGDVTCQAPAGIGMANNPLHINPDTDIDAKHALQAPPGPNAAVATAAIAGVPGPLDCKEPFLGAVATHYAQPDVPLAMQDDRYRGVVLVEIAVGADDKLDDAWVYSPSGYREFDEAALKAVRKSSYKAGRSFCSAAAGFYLFRLDFNMR